In the genome of Rhodoplanes sp. Z2-YC6860, one region contains:
- a CDS encoding molybdopterin biosynthesis protein — MGASTSRDESDLLAQVRAAARQEQFLEVVSAEEAKKRFEAHLDLSPLPAERVTLAAALGRVLAHDLTAPIDVPPFDRANVDGFALRAADTAGANERTPKQIALNAEVIACGHAPQVEVQPSTATTIATGGVIPRGADAVIMIEHTELIERLPAIELRRTVTPGQFISYAGSDIARGETLMRKGQLIGSREIGVLAACGLADVEVVRKPKVAVLSTGDELVPPGETLRPGGVYDSNGAIVAAAVAEAGGEPVTYGAFPDDPPALEHAVRRALTECDMVVLSGGTSKGAGDLSHRVVSQLGKPGILVHGVALKPGKPLCLAVADGKPIAVLPGFPTSAIFTFHAFVAPVIRARAGLKPEAAQILEARVPLRITSELGRKEFVLVSLVADQHGAVAFPTAKGSGAVTSFSQADGFIEVDALAAVLDADTQSHVTLIGDSARAPDVVIMGSHDVALDVVVGALAERGFSARTIAVGSQGGVSAAMRGQCDLAPVHLVDPTTGIYNEHLLAPEISLVKGWQRMQGVLFRPGDARFEGKNAEDAVHAVRNDHDCLMVNRNAGAGTRILIDKLLGGTRPPGYANQPRSHNAVAAAVAQGRADWGVAIDPVARMYGLAFLPLTPEHYDFLLVESRRDRPAVRAFLAALRDPRTRERIAALGMQPAEL, encoded by the coding sequence ATGGGCGCTTCGACATCGCGCGACGAGAGCGACCTGCTGGCTCAGGTCCGCGCCGCGGCGCGCCAGGAACAGTTCCTCGAAGTCGTGTCGGCCGAGGAGGCCAAGAAGCGCTTCGAAGCTCATCTCGATCTTTCGCCGCTCCCCGCCGAACGCGTGACGCTTGCGGCCGCGCTTGGCCGCGTGCTGGCCCATGATCTCACGGCGCCGATCGACGTGCCGCCGTTCGACCGCGCCAATGTCGACGGCTTCGCGCTCCGCGCTGCCGACACCGCGGGCGCCAACGAGCGAACCCCGAAGCAGATCGCGCTCAACGCCGAGGTGATCGCCTGCGGACACGCGCCGCAGGTCGAAGTGCAGCCCAGCACTGCGACCACGATCGCGACCGGCGGTGTCATCCCGCGCGGCGCCGACGCGGTGATCATGATCGAGCACACCGAGCTGATCGAGCGGTTGCCCGCCATCGAGCTGCGCCGCACCGTAACGCCGGGACAGTTCATCTCCTACGCTGGCTCCGACATTGCGCGCGGCGAGACCCTGATGCGCAAGGGTCAGCTGATCGGCTCGCGTGAGATCGGCGTGCTGGCGGCTTGCGGGTTGGCAGACGTCGAGGTGGTGCGGAAGCCGAAGGTCGCGGTGCTCTCGACCGGCGACGAGCTGGTGCCGCCCGGCGAGACGCTGCGGCCCGGCGGGGTCTACGATTCCAACGGCGCGATTGTCGCCGCGGCTGTCGCCGAGGCCGGCGGCGAGCCGGTGACCTACGGTGCGTTTCCTGACGATCCGCCTGCGCTGGAACACGCGGTGCGCCGCGCGCTTACCGAATGCGACATGGTGGTGCTGTCCGGCGGCACCTCGAAGGGCGCGGGTGACCTCTCGCATCGCGTCGTCTCGCAGCTCGGCAAGCCCGGCATCCTGGTGCACGGCGTGGCGCTCAAGCCCGGCAAGCCGCTCTGTCTCGCGGTCGCGGACGGCAAGCCGATCGCCGTGCTGCCGGGCTTTCCCACATCGGCGATCTTCACGTTCCACGCCTTCGTCGCGCCGGTAATTCGCGCCCGCGCAGGCCTCAAACCCGAAGCGGCGCAGATCCTGGAGGCGCGCGTGCCGCTCCGCATCACGTCCGAGCTCGGCCGCAAGGAGTTCGTGCTGGTGTCACTGGTCGCCGATCAGCACGGCGCCGTGGCATTTCCGACCGCCAAGGGCTCGGGCGCGGTGACGAGCTTCTCGCAGGCCGACGGCTTCATCGAGGTCGATGCATTGGCGGCAGTCCTCGATGCCGACACGCAAAGCCACGTCACGCTGATCGGCGACAGCGCCCGCGCACCCGACGTCGTGATCATGGGCAGTCATGATGTCGCCCTCGATGTCGTGGTCGGCGCGCTCGCCGAGCGCGGCTTCAGCGCCCGCACCATCGCGGTCGGCAGCCAGGGCGGTGTCTCGGCCGCGATGCGCGGCCAGTGCGACCTCGCGCCGGTGCATCTCGTCGATCCGACGACCGGCATCTACAACGAGCATCTCCTGGCGCCGGAGATTTCGCTCGTCAAAGGCTGGCAGCGCATGCAAGGCGTGCTGTTCCGGCCCGGTGATGCGCGCTTCGAAGGCAAGAACGCCGAAGATGCAGTGCATGCCGTGCGCAACGATCACGACTGCCTGATGGTCAACCGCAATGCCGGCGCGGGCACCCGCATTCTGATCGACAAACTGCTGGGAGGCACAAGACCGCCGGGCTACGCCAATCAGCCGCGCTCGCACAACGCCGTCGCCGCCGCGGTGGCGCAGGGACGCGCCGACTGGGGCGTGGCCATCGACCCGGTGGCGCGCATGTACGGGCTCGCATTCCTGCCGCTCACGCCGGAGCACTACGATTTCCTCCTGGTCGAAAGCCGCCGCGACCGGCCGGCCGTGCGAGCATTCCTGGCGGCCTTGCGCGACCCGCGAACGCGCGAGCGCATCGCCGCTCTCGGCATGCAGCCGGCCGAGCTTTAA
- a CDS encoding molybdopterin-binding protein, with the protein MLEDSDIQRIARLTPLADVLASFDLAIMPVVPREEALSRATGLALAADVIAQTGHPRSALALRDGFAVRSEETLDASSYAPAALATKPARVDAGASLPEGVDAVAPIDAVQMRGATAEALSTVAPDEGVLLPDIDAAAGLKLRLGGAALRRIDVALLAALGVERVMVRQPRVRVVCENDGAIAASAAALIASAINAESGLAITQGATLEAALGDETTDAVVAIGGTGSGRNDKSVRTLARLGKVAFHGVAIAPGETTAIGSVKSRPVLLLPGRVDAALAGWLTIGRRMLARLAFRLIEDQPFAAELGRKITSPLGLAEVVPVRRRLARVEPVAAGYLSLQSLIKAEGWILIPADSEGHQQGARVIVRPWP; encoded by the coding sequence ATGCTTGAGGATTCCGACATCCAGCGGATCGCGCGGCTGACCCCGCTTGCCGACGTGCTCGCAAGCTTCGATCTCGCGATCATGCCGGTCGTCCCGCGCGAGGAGGCGCTCAGCAGGGCGACAGGTCTCGCGCTTGCCGCGGACGTGATCGCCCAAACGGGCCATCCGCGATCCGCGCTGGCGTTGCGCGACGGATTTGCGGTGCGCTCGGAAGAGACTCTCGACGCGAGCTCCTATGCGCCGGCTGCGCTGGCAACCAAGCCTGCCCGCGTCGATGCCGGCGCGTCCTTGCCTGAAGGCGTCGACGCGGTGGCGCCGATCGATGCCGTGCAGATGCGCGGCGCCACAGCCGAAGCGCTGTCGACCGTCGCGCCCGACGAAGGCGTGCTGCTGCCGGACATCGACGCCGCCGCAGGACTGAAACTCCGGCTCGGCGGCGCCGCGCTGCGGCGGATCGACGTGGCGCTGCTCGCGGCGTTGGGCGTTGAACGCGTCATGGTGCGTCAGCCGCGCGTCCGTGTGGTTTGTGAGAATGACGGTGCGATTGCAGCAAGCGCGGCTGCGCTGATTGCGAGTGCGATCAACGCGGAAAGCGGTCTGGCGATCACGCAAGGGGCCACGCTTGAAGCCGCGCTGGGTGACGAAACCACCGATGCAGTGGTCGCGATCGGAGGCACCGGCAGCGGCCGCAACGACAAGAGCGTCCGCACGCTTGCGCGTCTCGGCAAGGTCGCCTTCCACGGCGTCGCCATCGCGCCCGGCGAGACCACGGCGATCGGCTCGGTCAAATCGCGGCCGGTGCTGCTGCTTCCCGGGCGCGTCGACGCGGCGCTCGCCGGCTGGCTGACGATCGGCCGCCGCATGCTGGCGCGGCTCGCGTTCCGGCTGATCGAGGACCAGCCGTTCGCGGCCGAACTCGGCCGGAAGATCACCTCGCCGCTGGGCCTGGCGGAAGTCGTGCCGGTGCGGCGGCGGCTCGCCCGCGTCGAGCCGGTCGCAGCGGGCTACCTGTCACTGCAATCGTTGATCAAGGCGGAAGGCTGGATTCTGATACCGGCCGACAGCGAAGGCCATCAGCAAGGCGCACGCGTCATTGTGCGGCCGTGGCCATGA
- a CDS encoding sulfurtransferase TusA family protein, with protein sequence MAESRAKEAKTAPAAVNMRGLKCPLPVLKTRKLLSKMTPGEVLVIECTDPLTTLDIPNLLRETGDMLVSDSKKGRVLTFRIRKA encoded by the coding sequence ATGGCGGAATCCAGGGCCAAGGAAGCCAAAACGGCGCCGGCTGCCGTCAACATGCGCGGGCTCAAGTGTCCGCTGCCGGTTCTCAAGACCCGCAAGCTTCTTTCAAAGATGACGCCGGGCGAGGTGCTGGTAATCGAATGCACCGATCCACTGACGACGCTCGACATTCCGAATCTGCTGCGCGAGACCGGCGACATGCTGGTGAGCGACAGCAAGAAGGGCCGCGTGCTGACTTTCCGGATCAGGAAGGCTTAG
- a CDS encoding Bug family tripartite tricarboxylate transporter substrate binding protein, with translation MRPLRAALALAVATMLATPALADDWPSRPVRMVNTFAAGGTADVLTRLVADHLSSVLNQQFYVETRAGAGGVIGVKSVADSSPDGYNFVLTNASLLVLHPLGNPKLTYDPKRDLTNIAMIAGSPLIVVVNANNPAKTLKEFIEQARTSAKPLTYSSSGVGSSGHLFGEYLADLAKVKFEHVPYKGAAQGLTDLAGGHIAFSVQTVSSAAALVRSGTLRALAHTGKARLPDFPDIPTFKEQGYDMVVTLWFALSGPANLPKAITEKMNAEINRGMQLPETEARLRRDGLIADPMSFEQFNRYIDAEVATWKPVMERTGLLGKQ, from the coding sequence ATGAGGCCGCTTCGCGCAGCGCTGGCTTTGGCCGTTGCCACAATGCTCGCCACGCCGGCTCTGGCCGATGACTGGCCGTCGCGGCCGGTGCGGATGGTCAACACCTTCGCGGCCGGTGGCACCGCCGACGTGCTGACGAGGCTCGTTGCCGATCACCTGTCGTCGGTGCTCAATCAACAGTTCTACGTGGAAACGCGGGCCGGCGCCGGTGGCGTAATCGGTGTGAAGTCGGTCGCCGACTCCTCGCCAGACGGCTACAACTTCGTGCTCACCAATGCATCGCTGCTGGTGCTGCATCCGCTCGGCAACCCCAAGCTCACCTACGATCCCAAGCGCGATCTGACCAACATCGCGATGATCGCGGGCTCGCCGCTGATCGTTGTGGTGAACGCCAACAATCCGGCGAAGACCCTGAAGGAGTTCATCGAGCAGGCGCGGACCAGCGCCAAGCCGCTCACTTATTCGTCGTCAGGCGTCGGCAGCTCGGGCCATCTGTTCGGCGAGTATCTGGCGGACCTCGCCAAGGTGAAATTCGAACATGTCCCTTACAAGGGCGCTGCCCAGGGCCTGACGGATTTGGCCGGCGGCCACATCGCCTTCTCGGTACAGACCGTGTCATCGGCGGCGGCGCTGGTGCGAAGCGGCACGCTGCGTGCGCTGGCGCACACCGGCAAGGCACGGCTGCCGGATTTTCCGGACATCCCGACCTTCAAGGAGCAGGGCTACGACATGGTGGTCACGCTATGGTTCGCCCTTTCGGGGCCGGCGAACCTGCCGAAAGCGATCACCGAGAAGATGAACGCCGAGATCAACCGCGGCATGCAACTGCCCGAGACCGAGGCGCGGTTGCGCCGGGATGGTCTGATCGCCGATCCGATGAGCTTCGAGCAGTTCAACAGGTACATCGATGCCGAGGTCGCGACCTGGAAGCCGGTGATGGAACGCACCGGCCTCCTTGGCAAACAGTGA
- a CDS encoding CaiB/BaiF CoA transferase family protein, whose translation MAIPKASQALSRFTVLDLTRVRSGPTCVRQLADWGANVIKIEQPPDESGGESMGGPRENPDFQNLHRNKRSMTLNLKSKEGRAAFLKMVKKADVVVENFRPDVKRRLKIDYKDLKKINPRIVYGSISGFGQDGPYESRPGFDQIAQGMGGLMSITGLPGQGPVRVGIPVADLTAGLFCAMGILTALLEREKSKKGQHISTSLLQAQIFMLDFQAARWLIGKDVPKQAGNDHPTSIPTGVFKTTDGYINIATTGGAIWERFAKALGAEAMLNNPDYATAKSRSANRKALNEEIGTYTPHKSSAEWIEIMNNAGVPCGPIYNIDQVFADPQVKHLGIAQSVKKRDKSTMQVVGQPIIMSRTKSKIAAPPPEMGQHTNEVLKEFGFSAKEIAALHKAKAV comes from the coding sequence ATGGCTATTCCGAAGGCATCTCAAGCCCTGTCGCGTTTTACCGTTCTTGATCTGACCCGCGTGCGGTCCGGCCCGACCTGCGTGCGCCAGCTCGCCGACTGGGGGGCCAACGTCATCAAGATCGAGCAACCGCCGGACGAGAGCGGCGGCGAGTCCATGGGCGGTCCGCGCGAGAATCCCGACTTCCAGAATTTGCACCGCAACAAGCGGAGTATGACCCTCAACCTGAAGTCCAAGGAAGGCCGCGCGGCGTTCCTGAAGATGGTCAAGAAGGCCGACGTTGTGGTCGAGAATTTCCGGCCTGACGTGAAGCGGCGGCTGAAGATCGACTACAAGGACCTCAAGAAGATCAATCCGCGGATCGTCTACGGCAGCATCTCCGGTTTCGGCCAGGATGGCCCCTACGAAAGCCGTCCCGGCTTCGACCAGATCGCTCAGGGCATGGGCGGACTGATGTCGATCACCGGACTGCCGGGTCAGGGGCCGGTGCGCGTCGGTATCCCGGTCGCCGACCTGACGGCCGGTTTGTTCTGCGCGATGGGCATCCTCACGGCACTGCTCGAGCGCGAGAAGTCTAAGAAGGGCCAGCACATCTCAACCTCGCTGCTGCAGGCGCAGATTTTCATGCTCGACTTCCAGGCGGCGCGCTGGCTGATCGGCAAGGACGTGCCCAAGCAGGCCGGCAACGACCACCCGACCTCGATCCCGACGGGCGTGTTCAAGACCACCGACGGCTACATCAACATCGCCACCACCGGCGGCGCGATCTGGGAGCGCTTTGCCAAGGCGCTCGGCGCGGAGGCGATGCTGAACAATCCGGACTATGCCACCGCCAAGTCGCGGTCGGCCAACCGCAAGGCGCTCAACGAGGAGATCGGCACCTACACGCCACACAAGTCGAGCGCCGAGTGGATCGAGATCATGAACAACGCCGGCGTGCCGTGCGGCCCGATCTACAACATCGACCAGGTGTTCGCCGACCCGCAGGTCAAGCATCTCGGTATCGCCCAGAGCGTCAAGAAGCGCGACAAGTCGACCATGCAGGTCGTTGGCCAGCCGATCATCATGTCGAGGACCAAGAGCAAGATCGCTGCGCCGCCGCCGGAGATGGGGCAGCACACCAACGAAGTGCTCAAGGAGTTCGGATTCAGCGCCAAGGAAATCGCCGCGCTGCATAAAGCCAAGGCCGTCTGA
- a CDS encoding enoyl-CoA hydratase: MNQSAPITDKMLSKKEGSVGYVIFNNPERHNAVSLDMWMAAGKMLDEFRNDNNIKAVVVTGAGGKAFVSGADISRFEKERSSEDAIVRYNQVVEQSYAAFHEFPKPTIAMIRGYCIGGGMGLATCCDIRIATEGSKFAVPAAKLGLGYAYPGLKRLVDVVGPSYAMEIFYTARQFTAAEAYDMGLVNRVLPDGELESYVKNYADMIAGNAPLTIRAVKAVVSEMIKDESKRDLKRAQDAVDACFKSRDYEEGRKAFMEKRKPVFTGS; this comes from the coding sequence ATGAACCAGAGTGCACCGATCACCGACAAGATGCTGTCCAAGAAGGAGGGCAGCGTCGGCTACGTCATCTTCAACAATCCGGAGCGGCACAACGCCGTGTCGCTCGATATGTGGATGGCGGCGGGCAAGATGCTCGACGAGTTCCGCAACGACAACAACATCAAGGCCGTGGTCGTGACCGGCGCGGGCGGCAAGGCCTTCGTGTCGGGCGCCGATATCTCTCGCTTCGAGAAGGAGCGTTCCTCGGAAGACGCGATCGTGCGTTACAACCAGGTGGTGGAGCAGAGCTACGCGGCGTTCCACGAGTTTCCGAAGCCGACGATCGCGATGATCCGCGGCTATTGCATCGGCGGCGGCATGGGCCTTGCCACCTGCTGCGACATCCGCATCGCGACCGAAGGCTCGAAGTTCGCGGTCCCGGCCGCCAAGCTCGGGCTGGGCTACGCCTATCCGGGCCTGAAGCGTCTGGTCGACGTCGTGGGTCCGTCCTATGCGATGGAGATATTCTACACGGCGCGGCAATTCACCGCAGCCGAGGCCTACGACATGGGCCTCGTCAACCGCGTGCTGCCCGACGGCGAGCTCGAAAGCTACGTGAAGAATTATGCCGATATGATCGCGGGAAATGCGCCGCTGACGATCCGCGCCGTGAAGGCCGTGGTCAGCGAGATGATCAAGGACGAGAGCAAGCGCGACCTGAAGCGTGCCCAAGACGCCGTGGACGCCTGCTTCAAGAGCCGCGATTATGAAGAGGGCCGCAAGGCCTTCATGGAAAAGCGCAAGCCGGTGTTCACCGGGTCCTGA
- a CDS encoding ABC transporter ATP-binding protein, with protein sequence MASVELRGLTKKYGPLAVVDDVSLLIEHGTLVCLLGPSGCGKTTTLRLVAGFVEPTEGEIRVGERVVSSPQKTLPPERRNMSMIFQSYALWPHMTVAENIVYGLKLRKVDSDTIRKKLDDILATTKLAPLAQRYPGELSGGQQQRVALARALVVGPETLLLDEPLSNLDANLREEMRFEVRRLHDAFRYTTIYVTHDQSEAMTTADLICVMNAGKIEQAASPQEVYDRPASEFVARFIGMSNVFKGKTLDGNTVSLAGTPLRVSGETLKGADTPVSIRQHQIELLAKEPADKANIIPAKVMRQVFLGSSRDYMVEVGDGTQLRLITAASESVAPGAGVWLRLPPENCRALAR encoded by the coding sequence TTGGCGTCCGTCGAACTGCGTGGTCTGACCAAGAAGTACGGCCCACTGGCCGTTGTCGATGACGTCTCGCTGTTGATCGAGCATGGCACGCTGGTGTGCCTGCTCGGGCCATCCGGCTGCGGCAAGACCACGACGCTGCGTCTCGTCGCGGGTTTCGTCGAGCCGACCGAGGGCGAGATTCGCGTCGGCGAGCGCGTCGTGTCGTCGCCGCAGAAGACACTGCCGCCCGAGCGGCGCAACATGTCGATGATCTTCCAGAGCTACGCGCTCTGGCCGCATATGACGGTGGCGGAGAACATCGTCTATGGGCTCAAGCTGCGGAAGGTCGACAGCGACACCATCAGGAAGAAGCTCGACGACATTCTCGCCACCACCAAGCTCGCGCCGCTGGCGCAGCGTTATCCGGGCGAACTTTCGGGCGGTCAGCAGCAGCGCGTGGCGCTGGCCCGCGCGCTGGTCGTGGGGCCGGAGACGCTTCTGCTCGATGAGCCGTTGTCGAACCTCGATGCGAACCTCCGCGAGGAGATGCGCTTCGAGGTGCGGCGTCTGCACGACGCCTTCCGCTACACGACGATCTACGTCACCCACGACCAGTCCGAAGCGATGACCACCGCCGACCTGATCTGCGTGATGAACGCCGGAAAGATCGAGCAGGCGGCCTCGCCGCAGGAAGTCTACGACCGTCCGGCGTCGGAATTCGTTGCGCGCTTCATCGGCATGAGCAACGTCTTCAAGGGCAAGACGCTCGATGGGAATACCGTTTCGCTGGCAGGAACGCCGCTGCGCGTCAGTGGCGAGACGCTGAAGGGCGCCGACACGCCGGTGTCGATCCGTCAGCATCAGATCGAGCTGCTGGCCAAGGAGCCCGCCGACAAGGCCAACATCATTCCGGCCAAGGTGATGCGGCAGGTCTTTCTCGGCTCGAGCCGCGACTATATGGTCGAGGTCGGGGACGGCACTCAACTTCGACTGATCACAGCGGCGAGCGAAAGCGTCGCGCCAGGCGCAGGCGTCTGGCTGAGACTGCCGCCAGAGAACTGCCGAGCGCTGGCCCGCTAA
- a CDS encoding ABC transporter substrate-binding protein, whose protein sequence is MGQKFTRRRVLKGAGATALTVFASPIRAAAPPAEAVTPELIAAAKKEGKVVHYTSVDLPLAEKVSKAFEAKYPGISVRVERTGAERVFTRIAQEQSSHVFACDVVQSSDAAHFVVWKRDGLLAPYVPEEVAKHYPPQHKDPDGLFASYRVYLCVMARNTDLVKAENAPKSFRDLLDPKWAGKIVKAHPGYSGTILTATYQTARDVGWDYYEKLAKQRVMQVQSASDPPKKLALGERAIMADGIEYGILQLKEDGKPVDPIYPEEGSPLIIGPNGVLKSAPNPNAARLLQSFMLSAECQQFNVDLGGLRTAHDLVKDKPGRKPFNEIKVMKDDAAAVERDSEEIKKRYTQYFKV, encoded by the coding sequence ATGGGTCAAAAGTTCACGAGACGCCGCGTTCTGAAGGGCGCCGGCGCAACGGCGCTCACGGTTTTTGCTTCGCCGATCCGGGCCGCCGCTCCGCCCGCCGAGGCGGTCACGCCGGAGCTGATCGCCGCAGCCAAGAAGGAAGGCAAGGTCGTCCACTACACCTCGGTCGATCTGCCGCTCGCCGAAAAAGTCTCCAAGGCGTTCGAGGCCAAATATCCGGGCATCTCGGTGCGCGTCGAGCGCACCGGTGCCGAACGCGTCTTCACCCGTATCGCCCAGGAGCAGTCGAGCCACGTCTTTGCCTGCGACGTCGTGCAGTCGTCCGACGCGGCGCATTTCGTGGTGTGGAAGCGCGACGGCCTGCTGGCGCCCTATGTGCCCGAAGAGGTCGCCAAGCATTATCCGCCCCAGCACAAGGATCCCGACGGTCTGTTTGCGAGCTACCGCGTCTATCTCTGCGTAATGGCGCGCAACACGGACCTCGTGAAGGCCGAGAACGCGCCGAAAAGCTTCCGCGATCTGCTCGATCCGAAATGGGCCGGCAAGATCGTCAAGGCGCATCCGGGCTATAGCGGCACGATCCTCACCGCGACCTACCAGACCGCGCGCGATGTGGGCTGGGACTATTACGAGAAGCTCGCCAAGCAGCGCGTCATGCAGGTGCAGTCGGCGTCCGATCCGCCGAAGAAGCTCGCGCTCGGCGAGCGCGCCATCATGGCCGACGGCATCGAATACGGCATCCTTCAGCTCAAGGAAGATGGCAAGCCGGTCGATCCGATCTATCCGGAGGAAGGATCGCCGCTGATCATCGGACCGAACGGCGTGCTGAAAAGCGCGCCGAATCCGAACGCCGCGCGGCTGTTGCAGAGTTTCATGCTGTCGGCGGAGTGCCAGCAGTTCAATGTCGATCTCGGCGGGCTTCGCACCGCCCATGACCTGGTTAAGGACAAGCCGGGCCGCAAGCCTTTCAACGAGATCAAGGTGATGAAGGACGATGCTGCCGCAGTCGAACGCGACAGCGAAGAGATCAAGAAGCGATACACGCAGTACTTCAAAGTCTGA
- a CDS encoding ABC transporter substrate-binding protein, with the protein MRKTISRRDVLAGTGAVALGLASSRVLSAAPAASPVTPELIEAAKKEGKVVYYTSVDLPLAEKIGKAFEAKYPGVAVRVERSGAERVFQRIGQEYASRIYAADVVNSSDAAHFIVWKRDGILAPYVPEDVAKYYPPEHQDADGLYASFRVGLSVIAYNTNLVKPEEAPKSFADLLDPKWAGKICKAHPGYSGTIMTATFQIARDLGWEYLEKLARQRVMQLQSSTDPPKKLALGERAIEADGNEYNVFQIKESGGPVEPVYATEGTPLVVGPNAVFKNAPNPNAARLFQSFCFTAECQQLISDVGGQRSIHPAVKEKAGRKPFKEVKTMKEDAAGVEKTADEIKTRYSRLFKV; encoded by the coding sequence ATGCGCAAGACTATTTCCCGCCGTGATGTTCTGGCCGGCACGGGCGCGGTGGCGCTCGGGCTTGCCTCCTCCCGCGTGCTCTCGGCCGCGCCCGCAGCCTCGCCCGTGACCCCCGAACTGATCGAGGCGGCCAAGAAAGAGGGCAAGGTCGTCTACTACACGTCGGTCGATCTTCCGCTCGCCGAGAAGATCGGCAAGGCCTTCGAGGCCAAGTATCCAGGCGTTGCAGTGCGCGTCGAGCGCTCCGGAGCCGAGCGCGTGTTCCAGCGCATCGGCCAGGAGTACGCGAGCCGCATCTATGCGGCCGACGTGGTGAACTCGTCGGATGCAGCCCATTTCATTGTCTGGAAACGCGACGGCATCCTCGCGCCTTACGTTCCGGAGGATGTCGCGAAATATTATCCGCCCGAGCATCAGGATGCCGACGGGCTCTATGCGAGCTTCCGCGTCGGGCTCAGCGTCATCGCCTACAACACCAATCTGGTGAAGCCCGAGGAGGCGCCGAAGAGCTTTGCCGACCTGCTCGATCCGAAATGGGCCGGCAAAATCTGCAAGGCGCATCCGGGCTACAGCGGCACCATCATGACTGCGACGTTCCAGATCGCGCGCGATCTCGGCTGGGAGTATCTGGAGAAGCTCGCCAGGCAGCGCGTCATGCAGCTGCAGTCGTCGACCGATCCGCCGAAGAAGCTTGCGCTCGGCGAGCGAGCGATCGAGGCCGACGGCAACGAGTACAACGTCTTCCAGATCAAGGAGAGCGGTGGGCCGGTTGAGCCGGTCTACGCCACCGAGGGCACCCCGCTCGTGGTCGGTCCGAACGCGGTGTTCAAGAACGCGCCCAACCCGAACGCGGCACGGCTGTTCCAGAGCTTCTGCTTCACGGCCGAATGCCAGCAGTTGATCTCCGACGTCGGCGGTCAGCGCTCGATCCATCCGGCAGTCAAGGAGAAGGCCGGCCGCAAGCCCTTCAAGGAGGTGAAGACCATGAAGGAGGATGCCGCCGGCGTCGAGAAAACGGCGGACGAGATCAAGACGCGCTACAGCCGCCTCTTCAAGGTGTGA
- a CDS encoding extracellular solute-binding protein — protein MLKSHLTRRDILQGTTALAVSAVFAEPVRAAPPPAEAITPALIEAAKKEGKCSFYTAMDLQFAETLGKEFEKKYPGIAVRVERSGAERVFTRIGQEYSSNVHAVDVANTADQSHCIVWKRNGWLAQYLPEEVVQNYDKTYYDPEGFEVVTRVLVSPFGINTDLVKMADAPKSFADLLDPKWAGKMVKAHPAYSGTIMNSTFQVARDLGWDYLEKLAKQRVLQVQSATDTPKKIALGERAVMIDGAGYLVIRDKEAGKPVDVIYPSEGTPVATSPSVVFKAAPNPNAGRLFFSWMHGREGQQILIDYARQYSAHKQAVEKPGVRKLADIKLMKEDPEGVEKGAEEIKKRYAQIFKV, from the coding sequence ATGCTCAAATCTCATTTGACGCGGCGAGATATCCTGCAGGGCACCACGGCGCTGGCTGTCAGTGCGGTGTTCGCCGAGCCGGTGCGGGCTGCGCCGCCGCCCGCGGAAGCGATCACGCCGGCGCTGATCGAGGCCGCGAAGAAAGAAGGCAAGTGCTCCTTCTACACGGCGATGGACCTGCAATTCGCTGAAACGCTCGGCAAGGAGTTCGAGAAGAAGTATCCGGGCATCGCGGTGCGCGTCGAGCGGTCCGGTGCCGAGCGGGTGTTCACCCGCATCGGCCAGGAATATTCCAGCAATGTGCATGCGGTGGACGTGGCCAACACGGCCGACCAGTCGCATTGCATCGTCTGGAAAAGGAACGGCTGGCTCGCGCAGTATCTGCCCGAGGAGGTCGTGCAGAACTACGACAAGACCTACTACGACCCCGAAGGCTTTGAGGTGGTGACGCGCGTGCTGGTCTCGCCGTTCGGCATCAACACCGACCTGGTGAAGATGGCGGACGCGCCGAAGAGCTTCGCCGACCTGCTCGATCCGAAGTGGGCCGGCAAGATGGTGAAGGCGCATCCCGCCTATAGCGGCACCATCATGAATTCGACGTTCCAGGTGGCGCGCGATCTCGGCTGGGACTATCTGGAAAAGCTCGCAAAGCAGCGCGTGCTGCAAGTGCAGTCGGCGACCGATACGCCGAAGAAGATCGCGCTCGGCGAGCGTGCCGTCATGATCGACGGCGCCGGTTATCTCGTGATCCGCGACAAGGAAGCCGGCAAGCCGGTCGACGTGATCTATCCGTCGGAGGGCACGCCGGTGGCGACCAGCCCCAGCGTCGTCTTCAAGGCTGCGCCCAATCCCAATGCAGGGCGGCTGTTCTTCAGCTGGATGCACGGCCGCGAGGGTCAGCAGATCCTGATCGACTACGCGCGGCAGTATTCGGCGCACAAGCAGGCGGTCGAGAAGCCCGGCGTGCGCAAGCTCGCTGACATCAAGCTGATGAAAGAGGATCCCGAAGGGGTCGAGAAGGGCGCCGAAGAGATCAAGAAGCGCTACGCGCAGATTTTCAAAGTGTGA